In Phaeodactylum tricornutum CCAP 1055/1 chromosome 10, whole genome shotgun sequence, a single genomic region encodes these proteins:
- a CDS encoding predicted protein — protein MNMIKAILRLLFFALAIQFGSAKIVDFRLDFGAIPFDESFEICQFNSALLSRVLKHNVSGNTLVIPEGYTFHVHHGIITNGLHDAVIQLDGVLRFERADLAIDEGPPPFPSCLQIDNSSNITITSKSSSGRGLIDGRGPQYWGVPMIGYIQLGENRPRLLLFNRTKNLLIERIILQDSPYHTLYLEGADGVVIRDISIVARRTTMDGHNWVDLTAFNTDGIDVSGHNVHVHDVDIWVQDDCISVKDNFFDGHRSTNMTFERLNATGLGFVIGSILGSTVSNITFKDSYLHRPVKGIYMKFARPNAWWVKRNLTRGVVENIVYQNITMESPSQWPIWIGPAQQADASNPCHPNPCSLCWPMSPTAKCHIVQESTYRNITLIDIQINNPKMSPGVLLGHEDNKIDGIVFDNVRVTKGRPLPMSRYKRENTFPGTLQPIHDPYVPGIVTTNDLVATKRRELSTGSDLVWPGSMMPSNDEVNESNGFFSKWNPFWKPKWQKTNRYYACEGVSRGIVRGKSWPVPYCFEKERPSWSESILVVLRSTGDRSIVLLLAITLLALFYCFAM, from the exons ATGAACATGATCAAAGCCATTTTAAGGCTGCTGTTCTTTGCTCTGGCGATTCAGTTTGGATCAGCTAAGATTGTGGACTTTCGTCTGGACTTTGGAGCGATTCCCTTTGACGAATCATTCGAAATCTGCCAGTTCAATTCGGCCTTGTTATCGCGCGTTCTGAAACACAACGTGTCCGGGAATACTCTGGTGATACCAGAAGGGTACACCTTTCACGTACACCACGGTATCATCACAAATGGCCTTCATGATGCTGTTATTCAGCTCGACGGAGTCCTTCGTTTTGAACGGGCCGATTTGGCCATCGACGAGGGCCCGCCGCCGTTTCCGAGTTGTCTACAAATAGACAATTCCAGCAACATTACCATTACCAGCAAGTCCAGTTCCGGGCGTGGCTTGATTGATGGCCGCGGACCGCAGTACTGGGGTGTTCCCATGATCGGCTACATACAGCTTGGCGAAAATCGACCCCGTTTGCTCTTATTTAATCGAACAAAGAATCTGTTGATTGAACGAATCATTCTTCAGGACTCGCCGTATCATACCCTGTATTTAGAAGGAGCTGACGGAGTTGTTATCCGTGATATCAGTATTGTTGCGCGACGGACGACAATGGATGGGCACAATTGGGTGGACTTGACTGCGTTCAATACAGACGGG ATTGACGTGTCTGGCCACAATGTGCACGTTCACGACGTTGACATCTGGGTACAGGACGATTGTATATCCGTCAAAGACAACTTCTTTGACGGTCATCGCTCAACCAATATGACTTTTGAACGTTTAAACGCGACTGGACTGGGTTTTGTAATAGGATCGATTTTGGGATCAACTGTTAGCAACATTACCTTCAAGGACAGCTACCTGCACCGTCCGGTTAAGGGCATTTACATGAAGTTTGCCCGTCCCAATGCTTGGTGGGTTAAACGTAATCTGACCCGCGGGGTCGTGGAAAACATTGTGTACCAAAACATAACTATGGAATCTCCGAGCCAGTGGCCTATTTGGATCGGCCCAGCGCAACAGGCTGACGCAAGCAATCCCTGTCATCCCAACCCTTGCAGCCTCTGTTGGCCCATGTCACCAACAGCCAAATGCCACATTGTACAGGAAAGCACGTATCGGAATATCACGTTGATAGATATCCAAATCAACAATCCCAAAATGTCGCCTGGGGTCTTGCTAGGACACGAAGACAATAAAATTGATGGGATTGTGTTCGACAACGTGCGTGTTACCAAAGGTCGACCCTTGCCCATGTCCCGTTACAAGCGTGAAAATACGTTTCCTGGAACTTTGCAACCGATCCACGATCCGTACGTACCTGGGATCGTAACTACCAATGATCTGGTTGCGACGAAACGTCGCGAGTTGTCCACCGGTTCAGACTTGGTCTGGCCAGGCTCCATGATGCCTTCCAATGACGAAGTGAACGAATCAAACGGCTTTTTCTCAAAATGGAATCCGTTTTGGAAACCCAAATGGCAAAAGACCAATCGGTATTACGCTTGTGAAGGGGTCTCTCGCGGAATTGTAAGAGGCAAATCCTGGCCAGTGCCATATTGcttcgaaaaggaaaggCCTTCTTGGTCGGAAAGCATTCTCGTAGTCCTCCGATCTACTGGCGACCGCAGCATTGTTCTTCTCCTGGCGATTACCTTACTGGCGCTTTTCTATTGCTTCGCAATGTAG
- a CDS encoding predicted protein → MGPNAAEDAEATALLPRRKGNEIGSYQYPTAPSSTLEEGHYSSPESNGSRSDGRDHAVHFSFTRRDISNKFVEESWCNRLGRSCLSWTLLLIFFILVFEGCLIYLSYRTMSPAAVPMLNLYDYIVVGGGPSGIIAATKLAQSFPTLQILLLESGTDSQSSVLKQQSILKEGATVSAAESGSTLWQEDAYQLNKFDVPLLWSGVASSRGRRDVLHLQAPSWSSSHHWPIDKTLMGRGLGGSGLHNAMIYVRSLPTDLEAWNVTGWTYDDILPHYVALEQYVEDHIPSQPFWTNDQGSTISKANWRGTTGPIRTIPAGSAVDALAPLFVQSAVISGERLAKRGFNHPSPAARLGAGYYEFNIRHGVRDSVAHALLGGHKAVPRNLIVRTGLTVTRVTTKPRRNEVPRVTGIEYFHSATGRMGKFLLRSDDVSEVILATGAIMTPQLLANTGIRPGGSVVHLPGVGRNLQDHPVVALKFKLVAEMEQDASSIYTLGDEMEDYVLSVAGLEDGQAKHKKLSNSSLSLQQALYSRLGTLGTAGFSAGAFLQSPFAKHDVPDLQVTVFPREIEPHVTRKQNANERAQMRCRSMLITVALLQPDARYQVEPLLSDLTSANEIFEQTAETERSMNASESSVPLTHYLGYNLPSIELPAGRSEYLSKRDVRVLAWGIERVRAIQKMPPLSQATGDELVPGAELVGEYLENHIRVESMPNSHWVGSTKMGPDSDTLAVVNERLAVRGVQGLRIVDAGVIPQVPNGNTHSTVCVVASRGAELIEQDRRKASQQSNNPN, encoded by the coding sequence ATGGGACCCAACGCGGCCGAAGACGCCGAGGCAACGGCTTTATTGCCGAGGCGAAAAGGGAACGAGATCGGTTCCTATCAATACCCGACAGCCCCTTCGTCAACGCTGGAAGAGGGCCATTACTCGTCGCCTGAGAGTAATGGCAGCAGAAGTGATGGTAGGGATCATGCCGTTCATTTTTCTTTTACGAGGCGCGACATTTCGAACAAATTTGTTGAAGAATCCTGGTGTAATCGTTTGGGAAGGTCATGCCTTTCGTGGACTTTGCTCCTGATCTTTTtcattcttgtttttgaaggATGTCTTATATACCTTTCTTATCGAACGATGTCTCCAGCGGCCGTGCCAATGTTAAATCTGTATGATTATATTGTTGTGGGTGGTGGTCCCTCTGGTATAATTGCAGCGACAAAGCTTGCACAATCCTTTCCGACACTTCAGATATTACTGCTCGAGTCCGGGACCGACAGTCAAAGTTCAGTTCTCAAACAACAATCTATACTAAAAGAAGGTGCAACAGTCTCCGCGGCCGAATCTGGTAGCACACTTTGGCAAGAGGACGCTTACCAACTCAACAAATTTGACGTGCCACTACTGTGGAGCGGCGTCGCAAGCAGTCGAGGTAGACGGGACGTCCTACATCTGCAAGCCCCGTCTTGGTCCTCCTCGCATCACTGGCCCATAGATAAAACACTTATGGGGCGTGGTCTAGGCGGATCCGGGCTGCACAACGCAATGATTTACGTCCGTTCGCTGCCgaccgatttggaagcgtGGAATGTTACGGGGTGGACCTACGACGATATTCTACCCCACTACGTGGCATTGGAGCAATACGTAGAGGATCACATACCGTCACAGCCTTTTTGGACAAACGATCAAGGATCCACAATTTCGAAGGCAAACTGGCGCGGTACTACTGGTCCGATACGAACTATACCTGCCGGTAGTGCGGTGGACGCCTTAGCACCGCTCTTCGTACAATCGGCAGTTATAAGTGGCGAACGGTTAGCCAAGCGTGGCTTCAATCACCCTAGCCCGGCGGCTCGTCTTGGTGCAGGGTACTACGAATTCAATATTCGGCATGGTGTTCGCGACTCGGTTGCGCACGCCTTGCTCGGAGGACATAAGGCAGTACCAAGGAATCTGATAGTTCGTACAGGTCTGACTGTTACGAGAGTGACAACCAAGCCGAGGCGGAACGAAGTACCGCGAGTGACAGGCATAGAGTATTTTCATAGTGCAACTGGACGGATGGGGAAATTTTTGCTGCGTTCGGATGATGTTTCCGAAGTTATCCTGGCGACGGGTGCCATTATGACTCCTCAATTGTTGGCCAACACTGGTATAAGACCTGGAGGATCTGTTGTACACCTTCCAGGCGTGGGTCGGAATTTGCAAGATCACCCCGTAGTGGCACTCAAATTTAAACTGGTCGCAGAAATGGAGCAGGACGCCTCTTCAATTTATACTCTTGGAGATGAAATGGAAGACTACGTCTTATCTGTGGCTGGTTTGGAAGATGGCCAAGCTAAGCATAAGAAGCTCTCCAACTCAAGTCTCTCTTTGCAGCAAGCTTTGTACAGTCGTCTTGGCACACTGGGAACGGCCGGATTTTCGGCGGGCGCGTTTTTGCAGTCACCATTCGCCAAGCACGATGTTCCCGATCTTCAAGTGACCGTATTTCCTCGCGAAATAGAGCCGCATGTGACTCGAAAACAAAACGCCAACGAACGAGCCCAAATGCGGTGCCGGTCTATGCTGATCACGGTCGCGCTACTACAACCGGACGCTCGGTACCAGGTTGAACCACTGTTGTCGGATTTGACTTCAGCCAACGAAATCTTTGAGCAGACTGCTGAGACAGAGCGATCAATGAACGCATCTGAATCGTCCGTTCCGTTAACACATTATCTTGGATACAATCTGCCATCCATTGAGCTGCCGGCAGGCCGATCAGAATATTTGTCTAAACGAGATGTGCGAGTATTGGCGTGGGGAATAGAGCGTGTTCGTGCAATCCAAAAGATGCCACCATTATCGCAGGCGACCGGCGATGAGCTGGTTCCTGGTGCCGAGCTAGTCGGTGAGTATTTGGAAAATCATATTCGGGTTGAAAGTATGCCCAACAGTCACTGGGTCGGGTCGACTAAAATGGGCCCAGACAGTGATACTTTGGCTGTTGTCAACGAGCGACTAGCCGTACGCGGAGTACAAGGACTGCGGATTGTGGATGCCGGGGTTATTCCTCAGGTTCCGAATGGCAATACGCACAGTACGGTATGTGTTGTAGCTAGTCGTGGCGCCGAACTCATTGAGCAAGATCGACGGAAGGCAAGCCAGCAATCCAATAATCCAAACTGA
- the Tic22 gene encoding Tic22 protein (putative Tic22 protein; N terminus contains putative ER signal peptide (SignalP predisction score = 0.999); putatively chloroplast targeted; involved in transport of nuclear encoded proteins into the primary chloroplast): MVRVSMLVFLSLVGQGTASVEVARPATPTRAAAVSRSLPSKAWRQSRKVLNLSSTFGSATKASPYDRIAGHPVFSVTTAWGSPYMSMEKLSDLNEVVQENTGAGRTKPQSISEEQSEYRTVALYFLDPDDALAVHGEMKQMEQMQNVDIRVTSFSLAKALRQASNLGSGLVTGAPPDPLDGTIKASEGGALRYKLVPPKRQLYYAARCIGKERVGLFGDTATQDAMTAVMGNSAIEGTNLGRRRDKRERKTPQSKTAMQQQNAHMEGYVGIPVFYAPTLRKSLPLIKQVLSGSRHETPLFFNYEDLEATWRQLRERNPRLPEQPEQVEVFNLWDVLTSMDKEAATNKRKAREEKFSLTSTLKASLRRLAADMPGLQHITFIPSSRSVQYKESISARGNSKARLRPMRAW, encoded by the coding sequence ATGGTGCGCGTATCGATGCTCGTCTTTTTGTCGCTCGTCGGTCAAGGCACGGCTTCCGTCGAGGTTGCTCGGCCTGCGACGCCCACCCGCGCCGCGGCTGTATCACGCTCCCTTCCTTCCAAGGCATGGCGACAAAGCCGCAAAGTCTTGAACCTTTCCTCGACTTTTGGTTCCGCCACGAAAGCCTCTCCGTACGATCGTATTGCCGGCCATCCGGTGTTTTCCGTCACTACCGCCTGGGGGAGTCCCTACATGAGTATGGAAAAGCTTTCGGATCTCAACGAAGTCGTGCAGGAGAATACGGGAGCAGGTCGCACCAAACCACAATCCATTTCGGAAGAACAAAGCGAGTATCGTACGGTGGCCCTTTACTTTCTGGATCCCGACGATGCCTTGGCTGTGCACGGTGAAATGAAACAAATGGAGCAAATGCAAAACGTCGACATCCGCGTTACCTCGTTTAGTCTCGCCAAGGCCCTGCGTCAGGCCTCCAACCTTGGCAGTGGTCTCGTTACGGGAGCACCGCCGGATCCTCTCGACGGAACTATCAAGGCATCCGAAGGTGGAGCCCTCCGGTACAAACTCGTGCCTCCGAAGCGACAACTGTACTACGCCGCCCGCTGCATCGGTAAGGAACGGGTAGGTTTGTTTGGTGACACGGCCACACAAGACGCCATGACAGCCGTCATGGGCAATTCGGCCATTGAAGGGACCAATTTGGGTCGACGTCGGGACAAGCGGGAACGGAAAACGCCACAGTCCAAGACTGCgatgcagcaacaaaacGCGCACATGGAGGGATACGTAGGAATCCCCGTCTTTTACGCCCCCACCCTCCGCAAATCGTTGCCGCTAATCAAACAAGTCTTGAGCGGAAGTCGCCACGAGACTCCACTCTTTTTCAATTACGAAGATTTAGAGGCAACCTGGCGACAACTTCGTGAACGCAatcctcgtcttccggaGCAACCGGAACAAGTCGAAGTCTTCAACCTTTGGGACGTCTTAACGTCCATGGACAAGGAAGCGGCTACCAACAAGCGGAAAGCCCGCGAGGAAAAGTTCTCGCTGACGTCGACCCTGAAGGCAAGCTTGCGACGACTGGCCGCAGACATGCCGGGTTTACAGCACATTACGTTCATTCCGTCATCCCGGAGTGTCCAATACAAAGAATCTATCTCGGCTCGGGGAAACAGCAAAGCCCGGTTAAGACCCATGCGCGCATGGTAG